In the genome of Streptomyces sp. SLBN-118, the window GATGTGGCAGGAGTTGCCCTCGCGCTCGTTGTACTTGGCCATGAAGGTGAGCGAGACGCCCTCCTGGGCGGCGATCTCCTTCGAGCCGGTCTTGTAGACGGCGTGCTGGTCGCAGGTGACCAGGGCCTCGTCGTACTTGAACGCGATCTCGTGCTGGCCGGGGTTGCACTCGCCCTTGGCGGACTCGACGGTGAGGCCGGCCGCGGCCATCTCGTTGCGGATCCGGCGCAGCAGCGGCTCGATACGGCCGGTGCCGAGGACGGAGTAGTCGATGTTGTACTGGTTGGCCGGGGTGAGATCGCGGTAGTTGCGGTCCCAGGCCTGCTCGTAGGTGTCCTTGAAGACGATGAACTCCAGCTCCGTGCCCACATGCGCGCTGAAGCCGTGTTCGGCGAGGCGCTCCAGCTGGCGGCGCAGGACCTGGCGGGGCGCGGCGACGACGGGTGAGCCGTCGTTCCAGGCGAGGTCGGCCACGAGCAGAGCGGTGCCCTGGTTCCAGGGGACCCGACGCAGTGTGGTGAGGTCGGGGTGCATGGCGAAGTCGCCGTAGCCGCGGTCCCACGAGGACATCTCGTAGCCGTCGACGGTGTTCATCTCGGTGTCGACGGCGAGGAGGTAGTTGCAGCCCTCGGTGCCGTGTTCCAGGACCTCGTCCAGGAAGAAGGATGCGGCGAACCGCTTGCCCTGGAGCCGCCCTTGCATGTCGGGGAAGGCCAGGACGACTGTGTCAATCTCACCGCTCGCTACGAGGGCGCGAAGCTCCTCGACCCCGAGCGGGGGTTTGCGGTCTGCCACGGGATTACGCCTCCTTGGGTCAGCCGGAAGCCATAAGGTATTACCCAAGACCATTGCCTGGGAAGAGGAAACGGCGACGTGGTGAAGAAGAACGATGCGGGCGACCGGCTGACACCCGTACTGCGCACCGTACGCGCGGGCAACGGCTTCGAAGAGGCGCTGGAACAGATTCTTCAGCTGCTGCGCCTCGGCCTCGTCCCGGGCGGCGAGCGGCTGCCCGCGGAACGTGAGCTCGCCGAGCGGATGGGGATCAGCCGGGTCACACTGCGCGAGGTCCTGAAGGTCCTGAGCGACCAGGGTCTCGTGGAGAGCAGGCGCGGCCGGTACGGCGGCACGTTCGTGCTGCACCGCCCCGACGCCCACGGCGAGGACGAGCTGCGCAGGCGCGTCGCGGCGGTGGACGTCGAGGACACCCTGCGATTCCGCGAGGTCCTGGAGGTGGGGGCCGCCGGACTGTGCGCCGCGCACGGCCTGACCGACGAGGGCGCGGACCGGCTGCGTACGGCGCTCATCGCGACGCACGACGCGCCACTCACCGAGTACCGGCGCCAGGACACCCTGCTGCACCTGACCCTCGCCGAGCTCTCCGGCTCACCCACGCTGACCGCCCAGTACGCCGCCGTGCGGGCGACGCTGAATGAGCTGTTGGACTGCATTCCGCTGCTCGTACGCAATCTGGAGCACTCCCAGCACCAGCACACCGCCCTGGTCGAGGCGGTTGTGGACGGGGATGCGGACGGAGCGCGCGAGGTGATGCGGGAGCACTGCGAGGGGACCGCGGCGCTGCTGCGCGGCTTCCTGTCCTGACACATGCCGTCGGCCGATCCGTCACCACAGGTTTACGCGCGGGTCTTGCGCATTCCCGACGGCTACCGCAATGGTGTCCGCACAAACCTTTAACCTCTGCCTGCCAGGAGCGACTCATGGCCCAGGGCACCACCACACGCGACTCCTCCCCAGCCGACGACGCCTACCTCAAGGCCCGCACGCTGCGCCGCGGCAGCGCCGGCTGGCTGCTGCTCACCGGCCTCGGCGTCGCCTATGTCGTCTCCGGGGACTTCTCCGGCTGGAACATCGGCCTTGCCAAGGGCGGCTTCGGCGGGCTCGCGATCGCGACCCTCCTGATGGGCGTGATGTACGCCTGTCTCGTGTTCGCACTCGCCGAGCTGTCGGCGATCCTTCCCACGGCGGGCGGCGGCTACGGCTTCGCCCGGCGGGCGCTCGGCACCTGGGGCGGGTTCCTCACCGGCACCGCGATCCTCATCGAGTACATCCTCGCCCCCGCCGCGATCTCCATCTTCATCGGCGATTACGTCGAATCGCTCGGGCTGTTCGGCCTGGAGTCCGGCTGGCCCGTCCATCTCGCCTGCTTCGCGATCTTCATCGGAATCCATCTGTGGGGCGTCGGTGAGGCGCTGCGCTTCAGCCTCATCGTGACGGCGATCGCGGTCGCGGCCCTGCTGATCTTCGCGGTGGGCGCCTTCACGGACTTCAGCGCGGGCAATCTGGAC includes:
- a CDS encoding glutamine synthetase family protein — its product is MADRKPPLGVEELRALVASGEIDTVVLAFPDMQGRLQGKRFAASFFLDEVLEHGTEGCNYLLAVDTEMNTVDGYEMSSWDRGYGDFAMHPDLTTLRRVPWNQGTALLVADLAWNDGSPVVAAPRQVLRRQLERLAEHGFSAHVGTELEFIVFKDTYEQAWDRNYRDLTPANQYNIDYSVLGTGRIEPLLRRIRNEMAAAGLTVESAKGECNPGQHEIAFKYDEALVTCDQHAVYKTGSKEIAAQEGVSLTFMAKYNEREGNSCHIHLSLQDAEGRNVMAGAGPGGMSQVMRHFLAGQLAALRDFSLLYAPNINSYKRFQPGSFAPTAVAWGHDNRTCALRVVGHGRSTRFENRLPGGDVNPHLAVAGLVAAGLYGIEQQLELPDECTGNAYTAGYEQVPTTLREAAELWENSPIAKAAFGDEVVAHYRNMARIELQAFDAAVTDWELRRSFERL
- a CDS encoding FadR/GntR family transcriptional regulator encodes the protein MVKKNDAGDRLTPVLRTVRAGNGFEEALEQILQLLRLGLVPGGERLPAERELAERMGISRVTLREVLKVLSDQGLVESRRGRYGGTFVLHRPDAHGEDELRRRVAAVDVEDTLRFREVLEVGAAGLCAAHGLTDEGADRLRTALIATHDAPLTEYRRQDTLLHLTLAELSGSPTLTAQYAAVRATLNELLDCIPLLVRNLEHSQHQHTALVEAVVDGDADGAREVMREHCEGTAALLRGFLS